One Pochonia chlamydosporia 170 chromosome 5, whole genome shotgun sequence DNA segment encodes these proteins:
- a CDS encoding syntaxin (similar to Trichoderma reesei QM6a XP_006963354.1), with protein MASTAFRDSLSSLGWSRRQDEPVNTAPETGLFASIRNLNPFQDRSYVRLPTSEGPGAPLPAPTRREEEEGWFVLSRWDRLLVFGACNLAALACFAICFTLFPILATRPRKFVVLWTVGSVLFLASFAAVMGPMNYVYHLLSAQRLPFTAAYFGSIAMTLVFALKLHSTILTLFSSLVQLACLLWYLISYFPMGATGLRLAASFGTRQATSWMSG; from the exons ATGGCGTCGACCGCGTTTCGCGACTCTTTAAGCTCGCTGGGCTGGAGCCGCAGACAAGATGAGCCAGTCAACACAGCTCCGGAGACGGGCCTATTCGCATCCATCAGGAACTTGAACCCGTTCCAGGACCGCAGCTATGTCCGACTTCCAACCTCAGAAGGTCCAGGTGCGCCTCTACCGGCTCCCACTCGgcgagaagaggaggaaggctGGTTTGTTC TCAGTAGATGGGACCGGCTGTTGGTCTTTGGGGCCTGCAACTTGGCTGCTCTGGCCTGTTTTGCCATTTGCTTCACCCTGTTTCCGATATTGGCAACCCGGCCGCGCAAGTTTGTTGTTTT ATGGACCGTTGGGTCTGTACTCTTCTTAGCCTCGTTTGCAGCGGTCATGGGCCCTATGAACTATGTCTACCATCTTCTCTCCGCGCAACGACTGCCGTTCACAGCAGCGTATTTTGGTTCCATTGCCATGACACTTGTCTTCGCACTCAAG CTGCATAGCACCATCTTAACCCTCTTTTCCTCCCTTGTCCAGTTGGCATGTCTACTATGGTACCTCATCAGCTACTTTCCCATGGGCGCCACTGGTCTCCGTCTAGCCGCATCATTTGGAACCCGGCAAGCAACGTCATGGATGTCAGGATAG
- a CDS encoding La domain family (similar to Cordyceps militaris CM01 XP_006666334.1) produces MAASSTFSYAQAAKGQGASPAAASPNLASQPQTAASPAVPDVAVESLDVSRPAEARPAVTAEKHDIDSNIGSESDLRSETTHDRRSESRRDDDSGRLDRPWRRNDKGTRSSSTATRSVDEQEPRKPRKGKKSKASSEKQYNDQASGADKDKEAAQQAPKVELSEAPIPSVNIWHQRKEQQQSKPKPSLSEAISNGTSTHETEAKKPTKESTPTTLSKENAPTNGVKSNRKNGDSSRSERNASRGSRLADKDGKSELPPPVEDAASWPTPEIAIKEEQKKPAAGKPAPVQEKEPQDDGSQNRRPKEKWVTYDYVPTVNFETQLPQMRSSKPRGGARNANGGRSATTAATQSGDKAASNAAPSKPAESKERTKENATGSNRNTSLPPASKRTSIDTSNAPKEQKKLAAAHSGNDKARDATSAQSSNTNNARSEGRTDRGRGGYRGRGAHNPVNTHSQHQLSNANFANNNGQVSGRPQGPYSPPPRQGPHGPGFMPPSQQRGGRGRSGAANNFHRMSLPNGATRLPPIQAQFGSYEYPMPPMSAMPYQAQPPYWDNMVMAVLKNQIEYYFSIENLCKDMYLRKRMDSQGFVNLHFIAAFKRIRELTSDMGMIRAVCESSTDLDFVSGEDDIERLRRRNGWQSFILPMEDRDDFARNAGPVHLTFKNRPLNFAPQFNGAIPGSYGMNPPMGFSPQGDAPFPQFPEGVPAGQPVNGLVNGNGHGHGSTQLSADVPDFSPSGLTSHGFDAQHHGPESTNGLTNGVHVE; encoded by the exons ATGGCTGCTTCTTCGACATTTTCCTACGCGCAAGCCGCCAAGGGCCAAGGCGCGTcccctgctgctgcctcaCCAAATTTGGCATCGCAACCTCaaaccgccgcctcccccGCGGTGCCCGATGTCGCCGTCGAGTCTTTGGATGTTTCGCGCCCTGCCGAGGCTCGCCCTGCTGTGACGGCCGAGAAGCACGACATTGATAGCAACATTGGCTCTGAGAGTGACCTACGCTCTGAGACCACTCACGACAGACGCTCCGAATCGAGACGGGATGACGATTCTGGAAGATTAGATCGCCCATGGAGGCGGAATGACAAAGGCACGAGGTCCTCAAGCACGGCTACGCGGTCGGTTGATGAGCAGGAACCGAGAAAACCAcgcaagggcaagaagtccaaggcatcatcaGAGAAACAGTACAACGATCAGGCATCAGGGGctgacaaggacaaggaggctGCTCAGCAGGCACCCAAGGTGGAGTTGTCTGAGGCCCCCATTCCCTCTGTGAATATTTGGCACCAGCGAAAGGAGCAGCAACAGTCCAAGCCCAAGCCTTCACTTTCTGAGGCTATTTCCAATGGTACTTCTACGCACGAGACCGAGGCAAAGAAGCCTACCAAGGAATCTACCCCCACGACCCTGTCCAAAGAGAATGCACCCACAAAtggtgtcaagtcaaatCGCAAGAACGGTGACTCATCCCGTTCAGAACGAAATGCCAGCCGAGGCTCCCGGTTGGctgacaaggatggcaagagTGAGCTGCCTCCTCctgttgaagatgctgcttcttggcccACTCCCGAAATTGCTATCAAGGAGGAACAGAAGAAGCCTGCTGCTGGCAAGCCTGCTCCTGTACAGGAGAAGGAACCTCAGGATGATGGATCCCAGAACAGGCGACCCAAAGAGAAGTGGGTAACCTACGACTATGTTCCTACAGTCAACTTTGAGACCCAACTGCCCCAGATGCGAAGCTCCAAACCCCGTGGTGGTGCCCGCAACGCCAACGGCGGGCGAAGTGCCACCACTGCTGCTACTCAGTCTGGCGATAAGGCCGCCTCCAATGCTGCGCCGAGCAAACCCGCCGAGTCCAAGGAACGGACCAAGGAGAACGCCACTGGTTCCAACAGGAACACATCGCTTCCCCCAGCCTCCAAGCGAACGTCTATCGACACCAGCAATGCTCCCAAGGAACAAAAGAAGCTTGCTGCCGCTCACTCTGGCAATGACAAGGCCAGAGATGCCACATCGGCCCAATCATCT AACACCAATAATGCCCGCTCCGAAGGCCGAACTGATAGAGGACGAGGCGGCTACCGAGGAAGGGGTGCCCACAACCCTGTCAATACGCACTCGCAGCACCAGCTTAGCAATGCaaactttgccaacaacaacgGACAAGTCTCAGGCAGACCTCAAGGTCCCTACAGCCCTCCACCACGACAAGGCCCTCACGGCCCTGGCTTCATGCCCCCTTCCCAgcagcgaggaggacgaggtcgCAGCGGTGCTGCTAACAACTTCCACCGCATGTCCCTTCCCAACGGCGCCACCCGTCTACCTCCCATTCAGGCTCAGTTTGGCTCCTACGAGTATCCTATGCCTCCCATGTCTGCCATGCCTTACCAGGCGCAGCCTCCCTACTGGGATAATATGGTGATGGCGGTCCTCAAGAACCAGATCGAGTACTATTTCTCAATTGAAAACTTATGCAAGGACATGTATCTGCGAAAGCGCATGGATTCTCAGGGCTTTGTCAACCTGCATTTCATTGCCGCTTTCAAACGTATTCGGGAGCTGACGTCGGACATGGGCATGATTCGAGCCGTCTGTGAATCCTCGACTGACCTTGACTTTGTGTCTGGCGAGGATGATATTGAGCGATTGCGACGGCGCAACGGTTGGCAGAGTTTtatcttgccaatggaggATCGTGATGACTTTGCTCGCAACGCCGGCCCAGTACATCTGACCTTCAAGAACCGTCCTCTCAACTTTGCACCCCAATTCAATGGTGCCATACCTGGGTCGTACGGCATGAACCCACCCATGGGCTTTTCTCCCCAAGGCGATGCTCCATTCCCACAATTTCCCGAAGGTGTGCCTGCTGGTCAGCCTGTAAATGGCCTGGTCAATGGCAACGGCCACGGTCATGGCAGCACCCAGCTGTCTGCTGACGTTCCTGACTTCTCCCCTTCAGGTTTGACAAGCCACGGGTTTGACGCACAGCACCATGGCCCTGAATCAACCAATGGTTTAACTAATGGGGTCCACGTCGAGTAA